The DNA region cgacgagtggatggatggatggatagatagacagacagacagaaggtagatgaatagatagattagacagacagagagacagacagacagatagtagATAGACACAGATACAAGATAGACAGAGAGAAGAtataagatagatggatggatggacggatgtgagggagggagggggagagagacaaagacagagagacataaagacacagagagaaggaggaagacaggAGGGAGGACACATTACATCAGTCTGTTTAGAAACTGAAAATGTTGCTTCCAAAGAATGGCCCAGATAATTTATGAAAGCAATCctatgctctttttttaaaattggttttTCAGATCCACTGGAGATATGGGTGGGGATGCTGATAATTTTTCAGTTTATGTTTTGGGTGGGAGAATTCAGgggccattaaaaataaaaactggatCTTAAGTCCTTTCAGAGAGGAAGGCAGCTGATATGCTACTccttaagtccccccccccaccttctctcCAACCCCAACGGGCTGCAAAAGAACAGCCATCCCAGGGCATTGGGTGTTGAAAACTTCAAGTGGAATCCCAGGGGCATCAAACCGAAGAGGGTGCCATACCCCAGAAAGATGGCTGGTCATTGGCGTTCCGGGTTTCCAAGTGTGAGGGGGCTGCGAACACAATAGGTCCGTAGGAGACCACCTTCATGTACTCATCCTCCAGCTGCCTCTTGTTCCTCTGCTTGATGGGACATTGCTGTCACCCAACGAAAAAAGAAGAAGTAAGTTGGCGCTCAACAGAAGCCCCTACAAATGGTGGAGCTAATGGTCAATCATGAAGCTTGCTTTGCAAACCCAACATGTAGGCCACTAGCCAACGGGCAGGCAAAGAAATCCCATCGTCCCCAACCAGCAAGGAGATATAGGTACTGTAATCCGTGTACTAAAAATAGCCTTTCTCAATTGGAACAAATTAGACTGGAATAAACAGTTAAcagtaacatagttggaagggaccttggaggtcatctaattcatgcaggagacctatactagggattcgaaccgccgaactgccgatctttctgatcgacaagctcaatgtcttagtcactgagccacctggCAGGCTTATAAAACACTGGCTCCAAATAAAACTGGCACTgtcgtgaggtttttttttctgccccTGTAACCCAAATCATCTGCAGAaatgacaggtagtcctctacttatgaggccaacacttctgttgctaagccagacagttgttaagtgaatttgccacCTTTTACAACCAaccttgccacagtttttaatcgttgcagatgttaagttagcaacatggttgttgagtgaatccccactgactttgctagtTCAGGAGGACacaaaagatgattacatgacggttatatttaaagacagttataaagttataatattgtgtgggcatggagaggagaggtgtgataatcagtaaataacctttagttaactacaataataacaatgaaatgttaatggacaatatttaatgatacatacaggtgtgttacgggggggggggagaaatgcttagatatcttacttaaccgaattaattttagaacatgtcataaaggtgtaatgttattggagatttattggaactgcaaatgaatgccagtaggtggttgtgtcttctacttcagttgactgcctgctacagttcggcagttcaaaactcaccaggctcaaggttgactcagcctttcactgtgaagcagtatataagtctaggtgctattgatatctacctacctacctacctacctacctacctacctacctacctacctacctacctacctacctacctacctatcatctatctatctaccttccttccttccttcctaacttccttcctttcttccttctttctttctttctttctttctttctttctttttctttctttctttccttccttccttccttccttccctccctcccagtggttagaatgcagtattgtaggctaactgtgcccacagccagcagttcaatcctgaccagctcaatgttgactcagccttccagccttccaaggtgggtaaaaggagggcccagattgttgggggcaaataggctgactctgtaaacggcatagagagggctggaaaccactgtaaaatggtatataagtctaagtgctattgataccttccttccttccttccttctttcctgttagaatgcagtattgcaggctagctctgtccacagccagcagttcgattctgactggctcaaggttgactcagccttccatccttccgaggtgggtaaaagggggcccagattgttgggggcaaatagggtgactttgtaaactgcttagagagggctggaaaccactgtaaaatgatatataagtctaagtgccattgataccttcctccctccctccctccctcccttccctccctccctccctccctccctccctcccttccttccttccttcctgttataatgcagtattgcaggctaactctgcccacagccagccgttcgatcctgaccggctcaaggtcgactcagccttctgtccttccaaggtgggtaaagcaaggacccagattgttgggggcaaataggctgactctgtgaaccgcttagagaggcctgcaaagtggtatataagtctaagtgctattgttatcgcTATTAATGATCGGCACGATGGATGACCATAATTCCTGGCTTCATTATGGTTTTGATTCAAGGATTCCCGAAAGCTCTGCCTTCTTCCCAGGGATTCCAATCCTTTCTCCGGAGTCTCCGGGAATGCACATAAATGAGCCGTTCAACCCCCAATAAGATACAAAGAAGTGCCCAGCGTGGCGTAGCCATGCGCAAGAGATGCAGGTTCACCTTGACGCAGGGCTCCTGGTTAGCTGGAATGCAGAGACGGACTTGGCAGTGCAGGAAAACTTCGGACAGGTTCTTGAACTGGAACATCTGAAAGCTAAATTTTGCCACCGTGCTGGTTCCGATGACATTGATGAACTCCAGCGTCTTGTCGTGTGGACACCTGGAAGAGATCAAGGCTTCCTTAAGCTGCCCTTCCCACCAGCACTCAAAGCATAGAATAACTCCCAGATTAACTTAGACTTAGAATCACTTTATTGCCACTTTGAATGTaaactaattggcatacattagaatgaaatttcattgcatgcagctctcaaagggtcacccctccaatatacactacataaatatgacatgaataaataaataaatggatcaataaatggatagatgaatgaataaataaatggataaatgaatgaataaaaatgaataaaaatgaataaatcaatgGAAAAATCAATGAATCAATAAGTAAATGGATATATCAATGGATAAATCAATGGATAAATCAATGGATAAACCAATGGATAAATCAATGGataaatcaatgaatcaatcaatgaataaataaatggataaataaatggataaataaatggataaataaatggataaatgaataaatggataaatgaatgaataaatcaatGGATAAATCaatggataaataaatgaataaaaataaatgaataaaaataaatgaatacaaaattatgcatatacccatatATAACACAGAGAAACAACCCAGTctaatgtatacatgtacatggtgagaaaaccgaatcttgcaagtttaccagatggatggatggCCTAGGGAACAAATCTGCTACAGagtctggtagtcctgctagaaatacttcaaaatcttcccccagaggggagcaacagaaacagaccataaagtgggtgtgtggggtctctaacaatgccttgagctctaagcacatagcacatATAAGCCTCGAGTAATGGGAAGCTTCTTGGTTGTCCTCACcgctctctgtagggactttctatctgaggtgcTGCCACCATCAAACCAAACAATGATGCATTTCGTTAAAATGTTCTCAATCGTGCCTCTGAAAAAGGGGCAGGacaaaaggagaaagatgtgctcttctGACCCAATGCAGGAAATGCAGGTGCTGATTTGCACACTTCACTAAAGATGACATGTGGCGAGACCAATCCAGAGGGTTAAGTTATCTGTAtcccccagatacttaatactgttggccactcataaatttcataaataaatacttgcCAGGCATCCAAATTCTAATCATTTGACAGATCACAGATGCTGCAACAATCTTAAGTgcgaaaaccagtcataagtcacttttttttgtgCCATTGTAAGTTTTAATGGTtaccaaatgaatggttgtaactcaaggactacttgtatagccatctatctatctatccatccatccatccatccatccaaagagATCTCTGGTTTCAAAATGACCCCAAATAATTGTCCCCACTTCCCATCACTCTGGCTCTTCCTAGAGAGAAACCCAGCCTCGCCGCTTACCCCTTCATGATGAGGTAATGCTTTGTGCTGTCATCGGGGTCATTTGTTGGGGTGCCCCAGCAGTCCTCCACACTTAGGAAGAAGTACTTCACCTGGTCTTGCCCTTCTATCTGCAGGAGGACGTAGAGGGTGTCCGACATGAGAAGCGACAGCGGCTGCTGGATGTGGGGCTTCTTGAAGCTGGCACTCTCGTAGAGGCCCATGGTTACGGTGAAGTCCCCTTCTTTGACTGAAAATTGCACAAACCTAGGAAATAGAGATGTCTCCCATcaatcaatctgtctgtctgcctgtctatgtcaggggtcggcaaccttaaacactcaaagagccatttgaacctgtttcccacagaaaaaacaCCGGAAGCCACAAAAACCTTCCCGTgcttgactatttcctgagcggctataatactagcatatgtagttgaattaaacattctgttttcttctgaaacttctctttccttggatttatccatggttggcctactgggtgTTGAAAACCTCAGTAAATCATGGGCCAGTGGATGTCGGACATTGGCAGTTGTGAGGCACATTGTgagtgacggagccacagcaaAAGGATGAAAGAGCAGAGCTGCCGGTTGTTGACCCCTGGTCTATATGAGGAGGGAATGAGTTTCTAAGCCATGCtggtgaggaatcctgggagttgaagtccacaagtcttaaagttgccaaatatgGAGACCTCTTGGGCTAAGCTATTGTTCTCCTAAATTATCCATGTGAAGTCGATGGTACCTATTCAGTTTTTGACTTCTATTTTTGACTTCTGTTTCGATGACAGATTGGTCAATTTCATGCCAGCAGAAATATGCTGCTGGAATTCAAGAGAAAGATTTCGTTCTTCAACTTCTTACAACTATcccttatttttttctattctacttcCTCTGAATTCCTCCAAACTTCAATTGTTTCTAAATGCCTATCCAAAGAAGTAAAGCAATTAACATGCAACTAATAATCAACAGCAGGAAGActgaaaacacaataaaataaattgatgaGATGCACTTAACATCAAACTATTGTATATACCTGGTAAAAGGGAAACAcctttattttattctaaaaggTATCTGGGACAGGGTGTAAATAAAATATGTACATTGCACACAAAAACAAAGCATAGTTATGGCCTTGAgagcactcactcactcactcaatcaatcaatcaaatgaataataataatcgtGCTGCGTAATTCTCATTTTTATCCTACCGCTTCACCAGCTACTCACTTCCCAGCCTACACCTGATCAGGTCCtacatcagggtgtcaaactcacattgtcacgttGTCATCAtttgatgtatcaggacttcccccctttgctaaactgggtgatAGCCTTGTCCTAAATGAAGGACCTGGGTGGgcccagccagggatgggatttggaggttctccggaCTGGACATGActttagctacaggttctccccaCCCTGGGTGAACTCGTAGAAGCCCACTCCTGCTTCTAGCCCTTGGAGATATGGAATCTATTGCTTTTGAAATACTAATAAACCTATTGTCAATTATTCTATGCCAAGCCATACTGTTCAGTATCTTGGAGTTTTAGGAAGGGGTCCTTTCTAGCTGAACCTGTTGGAGATTTGATCTAACATGGCATCTATCATCAGGTTGTCGGCCATGGCCAAACCCAGCATCTCTTTTGACCATGGTTATCTCCATATAACATAGGATGGGTGCCAAAGCTCGCTGCTTCGTCTGTTGAAATGCAGCTTGCCAGCCTACAGAATGGCCTAAAACTAGCATAGCCATCCTAACCTAAGACAACAGAGAGGTAGTTAAAGGGAATGCTTAGAGTAACCCAAGCTACAACATACGTGTCCGTAGCCTGGAGTGAGTATTGCAAGCTGATGACACGCTTGTAGGCATAGATGCAGGAGAAATGTATGAGAATCACATTGCTCCTGGTGATCACACCGTTATCCTCCCGGTCTGACTTGATCACATTGTCGTAAGACACGTGAGAACCATTGACCTGCAAAAAGGACCAGAAACTAGATTAAGGGCCAAGATCAGAATTGTGGGCGAAGACTTTAGTAATCCATACACCAGAAGTGGCCATTTCTAAATTGGATGAGCTCATATGATTAGTCCTTACGCTTATGATCATTGCAACCTTCCCACGATCACAATTTGGGAGTAGTTATATACAACAATTGCAGCATTCAGGAGTATTCTGACCCAGCTTCGCAAACACGACAACCCTCTGTGGTTGAAGCAGTGATTCATTGCTTCAGTGATTTATTAggagccccggcaaaaagtttccctctcaccgcaggctaacaagtctgtccggctgggagatgaatagttgtctgccacatatATACGCCTTTTATCCCTAAGCTAAGGTGTGGCTTCGCTAGgagcagtggctcttctgtcccaaggaccggcccatagatttccactgttctcctctcctctgcctcctgCTCATCTATGCATCAAGTACTggatcctcttcttcctcatcagccaccatcagacctgggagctgttgactctccatctgagggctgatggacaacccaggctccacctctgtctctatttcttacagctccattccctcttccccctcggagctctcaggctgccttgatgctgaccctgattcccacgctgcctcctcctcctcctcctcctcctcctcctcctcctcctcctcctcctcttcctctgattcagctgctggaggggctggtggCTGACAGGCCGCAACaaagggtcacatgatcactgtttattaccttcccagctggcttccaacaaacaaagtcaattggAGAAGATAGATTTGCGTAATGACAAAAAAAGAGGACATAATATTGAACCTGGTCACCTAACAACTCATTTCATTACAgcagttgtggttgtaagacaagacctataggtagtccttgacctacaaccattcatttagtgactgttcaaagttacaacgccactgaaTGAAGCAACTCATGATTATTGCAACATtccccatggacacatgatcaaaatacagaaagttggcaactggcatgtatttatgagggtggcagtatcccagggtcacgtgatcactttttgcaaccttttgatgagcaaagtcaacgagTAATCCAcatttacttaataactgtgttattaacttaacttcagtgattcactttaccaccgtggcaagaaaggtcgtataatggggcaaaaccctCTCAGccattgtctcacttagcaaggacaattttgggctcaattgtggatgtaagtcgaggactccctactGTGCCTGTATACCTCCCCCTTACCTTGATCTCTGACCCGCAGGTTGTGTGGTTTTCTCCTGTCAACTTGGCTCCGAAGAAGCTTTCTCCATCCTCCTCTTGCTCAGAAACAGCGCAGGAACTATTCTTCAGGTGGACGGATCTCAGGGGGACTCTCAGGGTCTCAAACACTTCCTTCCTCACCAGCATCTTCATGTACTCCTCCTCGCACAGGAGTTTCACCTCCATGTCTTAAAAGAAGAACAGGGTTGGAAGGAGAgttggaggtcatctagaccaaccctctaaacaagcaggagaccccccataccattctggaaaaatgactgtctagtctcttcttaaaaacctccagtgatggagcacccatgacttctggaggcaaactgttccattggttaattgccctcattattaggatatttctccttagttctagcttctCTCTTTgagtagtttccacccattgtttcttgtcctgccctcaggtgctttggataataacttgaccccctcttctttgtggcagcccctcaaatactggaatactgctatcatgtcacccctaattcttcttttctctagactagccaaacccaaatcctgcaaccgttcttcatgtgttttagtctccaggcctttgatcatcttagttgctcttctctgcactttttccaaattctcaacatcttttttgtagtaaaattggttgcagtattccaggtgtggccttaccaggctTATAGCATGCTGGGTAAACTATGGTTTACTCCTTCTGTGAAGCTAGGAATAgatgtttctccttaatcccaggttgcttctctccttgattagtttccacccattgtttcttgtcctgccctcgggtgctttggagaataatttgaccccctcttctttgtggcagccctcaaatattgcaatactactatcatatcacccctaattcttgctttctttagactagccaaacccagttcctgaaaccgttcttcacatgttttagtctccaggccttttcaTTCATCTGGCCCCCTCAAGATCAATTAAGTGTTTCTTgggaaacataaaaaaaaatagaataactcCAAAAGCTTCTAAGTTAAGAAAATTCCTTCTGAACATGGGAAATCTGTAGGTCTTTGCAACCCCTGgagcagatcagaggtgggttcctaccggtatgGACCAGTTGGgctaaataggtagtaacttggcctgccacgcccctgaactggttctttcAGCACTGCTGTAGGAGCCATCATCTTgtcttttgcttctgcacatgcacagaagtttttttttagtactgtgcctGTGCGTGTAGTGTGCACCAAGCATGCGGGTGCATGAAGCGCATCCCTgggcaaaccggcagtagcagcagtcggaacccacccctggggcagATGTGTCTTACCTTTACAGAATCGTCCCGTAAAGCCGGTCTTACAAGTGCAGTTTGCCCTGTTGTCTACCACCCTACACACTCCCTGGTGAAAACAGGGGTTTGGGAGGCAGGGTCCCAAAGTCCTGCGAAGCCTCACTACTTCCTCTCCGCTGGCTTTACGGAGCTCCGTCAGGCGATCTAGAACAGAAGGGATCCATCAGATGGTTGGTCACCTACAGAGAAAACCCTACTTTCGCCCTTCCGCCCCAACAATCTCAGTTTCTCTGCACCTGTTACTTATTGCTGGCTCCGTCTCACTTTAGGGCAATTCTTGGAAGTCTTATAAAAATATCttccccatcagtggtgggatttaaattttttactaccggttttttgggcgtggcttggtgggtgtggcaggggaaggacactgcagaatccccatttcctcccaatcagctaggcctcgggaggcagaaaatagatgggggtgtggccagccagaggtggtatttgctactcaaaatttccactaccagttctccagaactggttagaacctgctgaatgccacctctgctcccCATCATGTGCACCCCAACTTTGTGCTAGGTATGCATAATTCCTGAGCATTTGGAAGCACCAGAAACAGCTGCACAGCTCCaaacactagatggcagcagagttACTGTTTTCTGTGTTGCTTTGTTGACATCTAGTGGACCTTCGTCTTATGCAGCCCATGTCTGCAAGCCTTACACTATCTCCATTGCAAACTTGCCACAAGGTAGATGGATGTTATAAATAGAGGGGacccaaccaggggtgaaattcagcaggttctgacaggttctggagaaccggtagcggaaattttgagtagttcggagaaccagtgggcctcagagtggagagggaatggggattttgcagtatccttcccccagaagtagggagggaatggagattttgcagcatccttctcttgccatgcccaccaagccatgactacagaaccggtagtaaaaatgtttgaatttcactactggccCCAAcctccagtccatggaccagcagCGGGCCgccacatgccagaaaccaggccatgcaaacaagcaaagcttgcgaatgctggctggggaattctgggagttgaagtccggacatcttcaagttgccaaggttgagaaacactgatctagagggaTCCCAGAAAGATCCCTGGATGATGGACTATGACACCTAGTTGCTAAAGTCACGTTGCCCTTGGCAAAGTTAGATTTGTAACAGAAAACAGACATCTAATTCTGAGCTCGCAGGATCTGTGGAATCtcctactacaggtagtcctcaagttgcaacagttcatttagcgactgttcaaagttacaacagccctgaagaaagggacttatgaccgtttcccacacttatgaccattgcagcatccccatggtcacatgatcaaaattcagacgcttggcaactgattcatgtttACGACGGCTGCCATGTCCCGGGGTGATGGAccaccctttgcaaccttctgacaagcaatggcaaagccggattcacttaacaaccaggggacttaacaacttaacaaagttgattcgcttagcaactctggcaaggaaggtcgtaaaatggggcaaacctcacttagcaAATATGTCACCTAGCAACAGAGATCTTGGAGTTGCTTGTGGTCTTAAGTGGCGGACGGCGTGAATTGCATGCATTTAATCTCTGATGAACAATGACGTTAATAAAGGTAACGATTTAGATGTACAACTGAGAGACCATTTGTTTTTCATGTGTCCTTCTGGAGAACCAGGTTATGTATCTCTGGGTGAGAAAAACCTTGGAGACGGAGCCAAGAGACAATGCTAAGAGAACGGTCAGATAAGACACGGCATGGCCCACAGCTGGGTGGTGTGTGGGGCAAGGCGCTCATTAGACCCTCCCTAATTTCTCAGACTGCAAAGATCCTGTTAATTGCAAAATCCTGCTAACCTAACTCCACAGTAAAGACAGAGCTAATACTCCTGGTCTTGCTTCTTCTCAGGAATAGCCTAAAGGAGAAACACCCAAGGTGCTAGACTCCAGAGGCAGCTGGAGGTTCACCCACCCTGCCCTCTAGCCAGCTTTTTCCCAGCAGGAAACCAAAAAACTTACATTCAGAGCTCTCAATCGCAGGGAAGAAGAGAATTGAAAATATAAGCCAGAACTTCATCATCATCtcctgaaagaagaaagagggggagctATCAAGGTCAAGGCTCCTTCAAATAAATTCCCGGGTTCTTCGGTGAAGCTTTGGTAACAGTATAGAAAACTTTTCCATCAGAATCTTCCAGCACTCTTTTTTCCCCAGCTTCCCTAAGTCTTC from Thamnophis elegans isolate rThaEle1 chromosome 14, rThaEle1.pri, whole genome shotgun sequence includes:
- the LOC116517904 gene encoding uromodulin-like; its protein translation is MQQDIKEMMMKFWLIFSILFFPAIESSEYRLTELRKASGEEVVRLRRTLGPCLPNPCFHQGVCRVVDNRANCTCKTGFTGRFCKDMEVKLLCEEEYMKMLVRKEVFETLRVPLRSVHLKNSSCAVSEQEEDGESFFGAKLTGENHTTCGSEIKVNGSHVSYDNVIKSDREDNGVITRSNVILIHFSCIYAYKRVISLQYSLQATDTFVQFSVKEGDFTVTMGLYESASFKKPHIQQPLSLLMSDTLYVLLQIEGQDQVKYFFLSVEDCWGTPTNDPDDSTKHYLIMKGCPHDKTLEFINVIGTSTVAKFSFQMFQFKNLSEVFLHCQVRLCIPANQEPCVKQCPIKQRNKRQLEDEYMKVVSYGPIVFAAPSHLETRNANDQPSFWGSQVWVPGVMAVVAFIAIVIFIAIVKIMKK